A genome region from Bradyrhizobium commune includes the following:
- a CDS encoding carbohydrate ABC transporter permease, with protein MKLPGVSEFSWRDIATEARLLLIGIPVFLWTMIPIYHMFLFAISPKEDAFSGKLWPDHPTLHNFEIVFKQQHYFLRDFYVQFWNSLVIAAAVGVLTLVVATAAAFSISRLKVPGGRVVLNLALFTYFIPAAFLAVPMYRTMGNYGLLNNHWALILAMVTIASPYAIWVLKQASDKLPVELDEAAVMDGATIPQIFRLVYLPLMMPSLVAIGTYAVLLAWNEYLYAFLLLSNDREITLPVALGNFLAADDSPWELLMTTGFIYALPPAAVYYAFRRYMVGGLTAGAVKS; from the coding sequence ATGAAGCTTCCCGGCGTAAGCGAGTTTTCCTGGCGCGACATCGCAACGGAAGCGCGGCTGCTCCTGATCGGCATTCCCGTCTTCCTGTGGACGATGATTCCGATCTACCACATGTTCCTGTTCGCGATCTCCCCGAAGGAGGACGCGTTCTCCGGGAAACTGTGGCCGGATCATCCGACGCTGCACAACTTCGAAATCGTGTTCAAGCAGCAGCACTATTTCCTGCGCGACTTCTACGTGCAGTTTTGGAATTCGCTGGTGATCGCAGCCGCCGTCGGCGTGCTGACGCTGGTCGTCGCCACGGCCGCGGCCTTCTCGATCTCGCGGCTGAAAGTGCCGGGTGGGCGCGTGGTGCTGAATCTCGCGCTGTTCACCTATTTCATTCCCGCGGCGTTCCTCGCCGTGCCCATGTACCGCACCATGGGCAATTACGGCCTGCTCAACAATCACTGGGCGCTGATCCTGGCGATGGTGACGATTGCCTCGCCTTACGCGATCTGGGTGCTGAAACAGGCTTCCGACAAATTGCCGGTCGAGCTCGACGAGGCCGCCGTGATGGATGGCGCGACGATCCCGCAGATCTTCCGCCTGGTCTATCTGCCGCTGATGATGCCGTCGCTGGTCGCGATCGGAACCTATGCGGTGCTGCTTGCCTGGAACGAATATCTCTATGCGTTCCTGCTGCTCTCCAACGACCGCGAGATCACGCTCCCCGTCGCGCTCGGCAACTTCCTCGCCGCCGACGATTCGCCGTGGGAGCTGCTGATGACCACCGGCTTCATCTACGCGCTGCCGCCGGCTGCGGTCTATTACGCCTTCCGCCGCTACATGGTGGGCGGGCTGACGGCGGGTGCGGTGAAGTCTTAA
- a CDS encoding carbohydrate ABC transporter permease, with amino-acid sequence MAITLSGDHAIPSPPLSSRLTPPQVWGIVLLAPYLLVFLAFVVYPVCYGLWLARAPSNYVALYNDPIFARAAVNTLIFLVIGINIKMLIALFLSGFFAQQRTWIKWLSVIFILPWAVPSIPTILSVRFMLNPEWGLINHLIFSFTGDDGPNWLNDPTVALTMAIGVHIWKSLPFWTLILITGRLAIPHDLFEAAEVDGASWWQKFRFITWPSMQTLYITCTLLSMIWTLGDFNSVYLLTGGGPADLTHVLSTLGIRYLRLDQLSLAMASIVCAMPFVLPLVYFMMKRLSR; translated from the coding sequence ATGGCGATCACGCTCTCCGGCGATCACGCGATCCCCTCTCCGCCCCTGTCGTCGCGGCTGACCCCGCCGCAGGTGTGGGGCATTGTGCTGCTCGCGCCCTATCTGCTCGTCTTCCTCGCCTTCGTCGTCTATCCCGTCTGCTACGGGCTCTGGCTGGCACGCGCGCCGTCGAACTATGTCGCGCTCTACAACGACCCGATCTTTGCGCGCGCCGCGGTCAACACGCTGATCTTCCTGGTCATCGGCATCAACATCAAGATGCTGATCGCGCTGTTCCTGTCCGGCTTCTTCGCGCAGCAGCGCACCTGGATCAAATGGCTCTCGGTGATCTTCATCCTGCCCTGGGCGGTGCCGTCGATCCCGACCATCCTGTCGGTACGCTTCATGCTCAATCCCGAATGGGGCTTGATCAACCACCTCATCTTCTCCTTCACCGGAGATGACGGCCCGAACTGGCTGAACGACCCGACCGTGGCTCTGACCATGGCGATCGGCGTCCACATCTGGAAGTCGCTGCCGTTCTGGACGTTGATCCTGATCACCGGACGCCTCGCGATCCCGCACGATCTATTCGAGGCTGCCGAGGTCGACGGCGCGAGCTGGTGGCAGAAATTCCGCTTCATCACCTGGCCGTCGATGCAGACGCTCTACATCACCTGCACGCTGCTCTCGATGATCTGGACGCTCGGCGACTTCAACAGCGTCTATCTGCTCACCGGCGGCGGCCCGGCGGACCTGACGCATGTGCTGTCGACGCTGGGCATCCGCTATCTCCGGCTCGACCAGCTCTCGCTTGCGATGGCCTCCATCGTCTGCGCGATGCCGTTCGTCCTGCCGCTCGTGTATTTCATGATGAAACGGTTGTCGCGATGA